The genomic stretch ATAGCCCCCGCGGCGCCAGCGGCCGCGGAGCCACGCGGGCTCAGTCCTCCTTGCGGAGGGCCAGCAGCCGGAAGACGGGGTCGGCCCGCGGCACCTCGGGCTGCGGCAGCAGCGCCAGCTCCCGGGCCAGGGCGCCGGTCTGCTCGGCGTCCAGGGCCAGCTCCGAGGCGAAGCGGCCGTCCGCGATGTCCCCCGCCAGCCGGGCGGGGGAACGGCCCTGGCCGTGCCCGGTGAACCGCGCCTCGCCGGCCCGGCGCAGGCCGTGCTCGGCGGCCACCGCAAGAACCCGCGGCGCCGCGTCGGAGGCCGGGGCGCGCCGCACGCGGTGCGGCGCCAGCAGCCGCGCCATGTCGCTGTCCATGTCGTGCCCGGCCGCCTTGTCCACCGTGGCGACCAGCACCCCGCCCGGCCGCAGCACCCGCGCGCACTCGGCGACCACCGCCGCGGCGTCCGGCAGCAGGTGCAGCAGCCACACCGCGCACACCGCGTCCAGCGAGCCGTCGGCGAACGGCAGCCGGCGGCAGTCGCCCAGCACCAGGCCGGGGCCCACCCGTCCGGCCGCGAGCCGGGCCATGCCGGGGGAGGCGTCCAGGGCGACGACCCGCAGCCCCGGCCGCGTCAGCCGCTCGGTGACCAGTCCCGTGCCGCACCCCACGTCCAGCAGCGTCCGGGTGCCCGACGGCAGCAGGGCGAGCACCGCCCGGGCCGCCGCACCCGCCCGCGGTACGCCACCGCGGCTCGCGTCGTAGGTCAGCGCCTCGACGTCGTAGTCCAACATGCCCAGAGCGTAGGTCAGTTGTATGAACAGCGGCCGATCCGCAGCCTTGCGCTCCGGTTACGGCTCCGGCTCGCGCTCCGGTCCGCCCCGCCGGCCGAGCCGGTGCGCGACGTCCGTGCGACGTCCGCGCGGCGCCGCCCCGACCGCCCCGAGCAGGGGCCCCGCGACCGGCACCGCGACCGCCCCGAGCCGGCGGGCCCGCGCGGCCCCGTCGCCCCGGCCGCTCCGCCGTCCGGGGACCGCTCCGGCGCGCCGCCGCCGTATACGGGGCCGCGTACGACAGGTGACGTCCTCTCAGCTGCGGCCGTGTGTGGCGCTTCCCCTGGGCCGGGCGGGGTGCGGAGGGCACGAAGGGCCCGGGGAGGGGACGAAGGGCCCGGTGCGGGGACGGTGCGGGGACGGTGCGGGGGCTTCCGGCGGTCAGACGTGGGGCTGGTGGCGGTAGAGGGTCTCGATCTCCCCCGCGTAGGCCGTCTCGATGGCCCGCCGCTTCAGCTTCATCGACGGCGTGAGCGTGCCGGCCTCCTCCGAGAACTGCCCGGCCAGGACGCGGAAGGTGCGGATCGACTCCGCCTGCGAGACCAGCGTGTTGGCAGCCGCCACCGCCCGCCGCACCTCCGCCTCCAGCTCCGGGTCGCGGACCAGCTCCGACAGCGCCGGACGGGACCTGCCGCGGACCAGCAGCCAGTGGTCCACCGCCTCCCGGTCCAGGGTGATCAGCGCCGCCACGTACGGGCGGTCGTTGCCCACCGCCACGCACTGCGCCACCAGCGGATGGGCGCGCACCCGGTCCTCCAGGGCGGTCGGCGACACGCTCTTGCCGCCGCTGGTCACCAGGATCTCCTTGCGCCGCCCGGTGATCGTCAGATAGCCGTCCTCGTCCAGCGAACCCAGGTCGCCGGTGGCCAGCCAGCCCTCCCGCAGTGCCTGCGCGGTGGCCTTCTCGTCGTTGAGGTAGCCGGAGAACACCTGCCCGCCGCGCAGCCAGATCTCGCCGTCGTCCGCGATCAGCACGCTCGTCCCGGGCACCGGCACCCCGACGGTGCCGAAGCGGGTCTGCTCGGGCGGGTTCGCCACCGCCGCGGCCGTCGTCTCGGTCAGCCCGTAGCCCTCGTAGATCGTCACCCCGGCCCCGGCGAAGAACAGGCCGAGCCGCCGCTCCATCGCCGACCCGCCGGAGATCCCGTACCGGACCCGCCCGCCGAGCGCCCCGCGCACCTTGCTGTAGACCAGCTTGTCGTAGAGCTGGTGCTGCATCCGCAGGCCGGCGCTGGGTCCGGGCCCCACACCGAACGCCCTCGCCTCCAACGCCTCCGCGTGCCGCACCGCCACCTCCACGGCCTTCTCGAACGGGCCGAGCCTGCCGCCGATCTCGGCCTTGCGGCGCGCCGCCTGGAAGACCTTCTCGAAGACGTACGGCACCGCGAGCACGAACGTCGGGCGGAAGGCGGCCAGGTCCGGTATCAGGTCGGCGGCCGACATGCTCGGCTGGTGCCCCATCTTCACCCGGGCCCGGACGCAGCCCACCTCCACCATCCGGCCGAAGACGTGCGCCAGCGGCAGGAACAGCAGCGTCGACGGCTGCTCGCCCGGCTTCGCCGCGAACACCGCCTCGAAGCGGGCCACCACGTTGTCGGTCTCGGCCATGAAGTTCGCGTGCGTGATGAGGCAGCCGCGCGGCCGCCCGGTCGTACCCGAGGTGTAGATCACGGTGGCCACCGAGTCCGGGGTCACCGCGAGGCGGTGCCGGTCCACCACCTCGTCGCCCAGGTGGCGGCCGGCCGCCGCCAGTTCGGCCACGCAACCCGCGTCGAGCTGCCACAGCCGCCTCAGGTGGGGCAGCCCGTCCACCGCCGCGCCGACGGTCATCGCGTGGTCCTCGTGCTCGACGACCGCGGCCACCGCCCGCGCGTCGTGGAGCATCCAGCGCACCTGCTCCGAGGAGGACGTGGGGTACACCGGCACCGGTTGGGCGCCGACGGACCACAGGGCGAAGTCGAACAGGGTCCACTCGTAGCGGGTCCGGGACATGATCGCGACGCGGTCGCCGAACCGTACCCCCTGCGCCAGCAGCCCCTTGGCCACGGCGAGGACCTGGTCGCGGAACTCCGCCGCCGTGACGTCCGTCCAGCCGCCCTCCCCGTCCGACCGCCCCAGCACCACGTGGCCGGGACACTCCTCGGCGTTGGCGTAGACGGCGTCCGCCAGTCCGCCCGCCTGAGGCGTCGCGACCATCGGGGGCACTGTGAACTGACGCAACGGCTTCTCTCCTAGCTGGCCGATTCGGGCCCGTAAGCTATCCGATCCCCACGGTGGGCGGGAGGGGTCGGAACGGATCTCCGTTACCGACGGTTCCCGCAGGTGAGTGGCGGATCGGCGTTCCTGGCAAGGGAGTCCTGGGGGTGGTCGGCGGCCGGGCGGGTCCGGCGGGAGGCCCGGATCTCCACCAAACCTGCCCCCCGCGGGCACGGCCACTCCACCCGGTTCGCGGCCCTTCACGGTCCTTCGCGTTCCCCCCCCGCACGACCGCGCCACCGGCGGGCCGCCGCTCCGCTCCGCGCGAGGGCCGCGGCGCGGCGGCGGCCTCCCGGCCACGGGACGCGAGGGCGGGCCGGTCGGCGCCGCCGCGGAACGGGCGCAGGGCAACCAGGGCAATCAGGGCGATCAGGGCACCTCGGGACGGCCTCAGCCCAGGGATCGCAGGGCCTCTCAGGGCCTCTCAGGGGAGGGGACGGTGCAGGCTGTCCCCGCCGGCGAGGATCGCCTGCGCCAGCGCCCGGGCCGCCTCGCCGGCGTCCTTGCCGTCCCTGCCGTGCAGCAGGACGAAGTCCACCCAGCCCAGCTCCGGCAGCCCCGCCCGCGCCGGCACCCGCACCAGGCCCGGCGGCACCAGCTGCTGCGCGTGGGCCATCACCCCGAGGCCCGCCCGCGCGGCGGCCACCAGGCCGCTGAGGGAACCGCTGGTGCAGGCCACCCGCCAGGCCCTGCCGTCGCGCTCCAGCACCTCCAGCGCGCGGGCCCGGGTGATGCCGGGCGGCGGGAAGGCGATCAGCGGGACCGGGCGGTCGGGGTCGAGCCGCAGCCGCTCGGAGCCGATCCACACCAGGCGGTCGCGCCACACCAGCTGGCCGGGTCCGTCCGGCCCGTACCGCTTGGCCAGGCACAGGTCCAGCCGGCCGGCGTCCAGCAGCTGGTGCAGGGTGCCCGACAGCTCGACGGTCAGCTCCAGGTCGACCTCCGGGTGCTCGCGCCGGAAGGTCGCCAGCAGTTCGGGCAGCCGGGTCAGCACGAAGTCCTCCGACACCCCGAACCGGAGCCGCCCGCGCAGCCGGGTGCCGGCGAAGAAGCCCGCCGCCCGCTCGTTGGCCTCCAGGATCGTCCGGGCGAAGCCGAGCATCGCCTCGCCGTCCTCCGTCAGCTCCACCCCGTGCGTGTCCCGCGCGAAGAGCCGCCGCCCGGCCGCGTCCTCCAGCCGCCGCACGTGCTGGCTGACCGTGGACTGCTGAAGCCCCAGCCGCTGGGCGGCCCGCGTGAAGCTCAGCGTCTGCGCGACGGCGAGGAACGTCCGCAGCTGCACCGGTTCGAACACCCCACCAGCTTAGGCCGCCCCCGGAACCCGAGCCCGTTCCGTACGCGGCCCGAGTCACGGGACTCGAACCCACGGCACCCGCCGTCGGGGGGGCTTCGGCATAGCCCGCCCGGGATCAGCGCAGCGCCTCGACGGCCCGCACGATCAGCGTGCGGGCTTCGGCCCCGTACACCGCGAGGGACTGCAACTGCTCGAAGGCCCTCAAGTAGAGCCTGATCTCGCTGGGCTGCGTGATGTTCACCTCCGCCGAGATCAGCTCGACGCACGCGAGATCCCGGTCGAAGACGGAGAACGTCTCCGCCGCCCACAGCGGCCGGTCCCGCGTCGCCATCGGGATGATGCCGAGCGAGACGGCCGGCAGGGCCCCCGCAGTCAGCAGGTGTCCGAGCTGCGCCGCCATCGCTTCCGCGTCGCCGAGCTGGTATCGCAGGACTGCCTCCTCAACGAGGAGGACGAACCGGCGTCCGGCCCGATGGATGATCCTCGACCGGTCGACTCGGGCCGCCGCCGCCTCGGGTCCGTCGTCCGGCAGGCCGAGGAAGCGGGCGTTCGCCGACAGCAGCGCGCGGGCGTAGCCCTCGGTCTGAAGGAACCCTGGCACCAGCGTGGTGGAGTAGACCCGGAACGTGGTGGTGGACTCGTACAGCGACCGGTAGCTGTCCTGGAGCCTGCGGAGGCCGTCGCGTGCCTGCCGTTTCCACTCCGTGTACTGCGATTCAGCGTGCAGGGACGCGGCGATCAGGTCGTCAGCCTGATCATCTGCCCCGGTGGCCCGGCACCACAGCCGGATGTCGGTCGGCGACGGCGGCGTCCGCGCGTTCTCGACCCGGCTCGTCTTGGCGTGGTGCCAGGAGCACCGGTTGGCCAGCTCGGTGACCGTCAGGCCGGCGGTCCGGCGCAGGGACCGGAGGCGTCGGGCGACGTCCTCTCGGGCGGCTTGCGCGGACGACGACGGCGATGCGGGCATGGGCCGGTCTACCGGTGCTCTCGACTCAGCGGATCTTGTACTCGTCGTGCGGGGTGGCGCGGTCCCAGACGGCTTCGAACGCGGTCACGCACTGCTGCACTACGGGCGGGTCGGTCACCAGCTCCATGTCGGGGTCGGCCCAGTTGCCGTCGCCGGTGAAGTGGTTGAACACGACCTTCTCGTTGTCGAAGATCCACAGGTCGGCGGCGGGGACCAGCAGCGTCGCAGCTTGATGACGGGGCAGCCATCGCACCTGCTCGCCGGCGGCCACGTTGATGCCTGTGCCCGCGTGCTCGTAGCGGATGTAGTCGGTGGTCGGTTCGCTGACGATCCGGGCTCGGCGGACGGAGACGCCGCGGGCTCGGGTCCGGGTGATCAGGCCGACCCACGGGGCCCAGTAGTCCGAGACGGGGTCGACGTCGCGGTGCCCGGTGGCCCTCCAGCGCTCGAAGTCGGTGGCTTCGTCGCCGACGGCGTACTGGTCACGCATCTCCAGGTGCACGGCCGACGTCTGGGCCGACTCCAGCAGGCCCGTGAAGTCCAGTTCGCTCGGCAGCATCGCACGCCTTTCGCAGGATCGGGATCATGTGCAGGGGGATTCGGATGACCGTCTCGTGGTCAGGGATGCCCGTCGCGTGGCCAGGGGCGGTATGGGCGATGCACTGCTGACGGGTGGGGTCGTCGGCGGTGTAGTGCTGAAGCCCCAGCCGCTGGGCGGCCCGCGTGAAGCTCAGCGTCTGCGCGACGGCGAGGAACGTCCGCAGCTGCACCGGTTCGAACACCCCACCAGCTTAGGCCGCCCCCGGAACCCGAGCCCGTTCCGTACGCGGCCCGAGTCACGGGACTCGAACCCGCGGCACCCGCCGTCGGGGGGCTTCGGCATAGCCCGCCCGGGATCAGCGCAGCGCCTGCGGGCCCAGCCTCGGTCGCGGCATACCACAGGCGGACGTCCTTCGCCGAGGGACCTGTCTGGCCGTTCTCGATGGGGGAGGTGGACCGCACGGGCCTGACGGGGCCGAGCGGCGTGGTGTACGCACCCGGCCGCTACCTGGAGCGCACAACCCACCTCGCTGCCCGGCTATGCCGCCGCGCCCTTGCGGGCCGCCACCTCGCGCGCCCGCTGCTGCAAGCTGCGGACCACGTGGGACGTGCGGTGGGGGCGGATGCGGGTGCGCATCGTGTCGAAGTGCTCGTCGCCTCGGGACGACGAGACCTGCTCGTAGTCGTCCAGGAAGCGACCCCAGGTGGCGCAGGCGGCGTCGAGGTGGCCGAGTTCCAGCTGGCGTTGGGCGAGGAGGCCGTTGGCGTGGACGCGGCCCTGGCGCTCCGAGGGGGGCTGGGTACGGAGGCAGTCCTGCATGGCCTTGACCGAGCCGGGGAGGTCGCCGAGGTGGTAGAGGACCGTGCTGGTGTGGAAGAGGAAGGCGGAGGTGTCGTAGCCGCCCACCGCGTCCTTGCGGGAGTCGGCCCTGGACAGAGCCGCTTCGGTCTCGGTGAGCCGCGACAGTGCTTGGGCCCGGTCGCCGGTCATCGCGGCCGAGGCCGCCTGCTGGCCGGCTAGGAAGGCGTGGAGCCGGGGGCCCGCCTTGGGGGAGGCTTCGGCGGCGGCGTCGGCGAGCTGGAGCGCCTTGGCGCCGTAGCCGAGATTTCCTGC from Actinacidiphila yeochonensis CN732 encodes the following:
- a CDS encoding helix-turn-helix domain-containing protein — translated: MPASPSSSAQAAREDVARRLRSLRRTAGLTVTELANRCSWHHAKTSRVENARTPPSPTDIRLWCRATGADDQADDLIAASLHAESQYTEWKRQARDGLRRLQDSYRSLYESTTTFRVYSTTLVPGFLQTEGYARALLSANARFLGLPDDGPEAAAARVDRSRIIHRAGRRFVLLVEEAVLRYQLGDAEAMAAQLGHLLTAGALPAVSLGIIPMATRDRPLWAAETFSVFDRDLACVELISAEVNITQPSEIRLYLRAFEQLQSLAVYGAEARTLIVRAVEALR
- a CDS encoding LysR substrate-binding domain-containing protein; translation: MFEPVQLRTFLAVAQTLSFTRAAQRLGLQQSTVSQHVRRLEDAAGRRLFARDTHGVELTEDGEAMLGFARTILEANERAAGFFAGTRLRGRLRFGVSEDFVLTRLPELLATFRREHPEVDLELTVELSGTLHQLLDAGRLDLCLAKRYGPDGPGQLVWRDRLVWIGSERLRLDPDRPVPLIAFPPPGITRARALEVLERDGRAWRVACTSGSLSGLVAAARAGLGVMAHAQQLVPPGLVRVPARAGLPELGWVDFVLLHGRDGKDAGEAARALAQAILAGGDSLHRPLP
- a CDS encoding AMP-dependent synthetase/ligase yields the protein MRQFTVPPMVATPQAGGLADAVYANAEECPGHVVLGRSDGEGGWTDVTAAEFRDQVLAVAKGLLAQGVRFGDRVAIMSRTRYEWTLFDFALWSVGAQPVPVYPTSSSEQVRWMLHDARAVAAVVEHEDHAMTVGAAVDGLPHLRRLWQLDAGCVAELAAAGRHLGDEVVDRHRLAVTPDSVATVIYTSGTTGRPRGCLITHANFMAETDNVVARFEAVFAAKPGEQPSTLLFLPLAHVFGRMVEVGCVRARVKMGHQPSMSAADLIPDLAAFRPTFVLAVPYVFEKVFQAARRKAEIGGRLGPFEKAVEVAVRHAEALEARAFGVGPGPSAGLRMQHQLYDKLVYSKVRGALGGRVRYGISGGSAMERRLGLFFAGAGVTIYEGYGLTETTAAAVANPPEQTRFGTVGVPVPGTSVLIADDGEIWLRGGQVFSGYLNDEKATAQALREGWLATGDLGSLDEDGYLTITGRRKEILVTSGGKSVSPTALEDRVRAHPLVAQCVAVGNDRPYVAALITLDREAVDHWLLVRGRSRPALSELVRDPELEAEVRRAVAAANTLVSQAESIRTFRVLAGQFSEEAGTLTPSMKLKRRAIETAYAGEIETLYRHQPHV
- a CDS encoding DUF6879 family protein encodes the protein MLPSELDFTGLLESAQTSAVHLEMRDQYAVGDEATDFERWRATGHRDVDPVSDYWAPWVGLITRTRARGVSVRRARIVSEPTTDYIRYEHAGTGINVAAGEQVRWLPRHQAATLLVPAADLWIFDNEKVVFNHFTGDGNWADPDMELVTDPPVVQQCVTAFEAVWDRATPHDEYKIR
- a CDS encoding class I SAM-dependent methyltransferase; the protein is MLDYDVEALTYDASRGGVPRAGAAARAVLALLPSGTRTLLDVGCGTGLVTERLTRPGLRVVALDASPGMARLAAGRVGPGLVLGDCRRLPFADGSLDAVCAVWLLHLLPDAAAVVAECARVLRPGGVLVATVDKAAGHDMDSDMARLLAPHRVRRAPASDAAPRVLAVAAEHGLRRAGEARFTGHGQGRSPARLAGDIADGRFASELALDAEQTGALARELALLPQPEVPRADPVFRLLALRKED